One segment of Carya illinoinensis cultivar Pawnee chromosome 13, C.illinoinensisPawnee_v1, whole genome shotgun sequence DNA contains the following:
- the LOC122291068 gene encoding aluminum-activated malate transporter 8-like, protein MDITSPNFENAGPFTRAWEWLKALPVKLWSLAVEFANKMKKLGKDDPRRIIHSLKVGVAITLVSLFYYVRQLFDRFGENGIWAVLTVVLVLEFSVGATLGKGLNRMLATLSAGALAVGVDRVATLFDRTGQPIVIGILVFIVAGTVTFMRFFPALKARYDYGLMIFILTFCLVSVSSYQDDEVLEIAYERLYTIIIGSFIAIIVCICVCPVWIGETLQNQMANNLEKLGNFLEGFGREYFRLSEEGHSTDDKSFLHGYKSVLTSKDKEETMANLARWELWHYRFGFRHPWNRYLKVGTLTRQCAYKLEDLNSYLKYFEIQTPTKFRREIQEPCIQICSESGKALKELASAIKKMRRSTSVNFHIANSKLAAENLKSKLIDNSLWENANLQEIIPTAAVGLVLIDIVPCTVKIVEAFQELASRARFERMDDRVSPSNDV, encoded by the exons ATGGATATTACttctccaaattttgaaaatgctgGACCTTTCACTCGTGCATGGGAATGGCTCAAGGCCTTGCCTGTAAAGTTATGGTCTCTTGCAGTCGAGTTTGCAAATAAGATGAAGAAACTTGGAAAAGATGATCCCCGAAGAATAATCCATTCGCTCAAAGTAGGAGTGGCTATCACGTTGGTTTCGTTGTTCTATTATGTCCGACAGCTCTTCGACCGTTTTGGTGAAAATGGAATATGGGCGGTTTTAACCGTCGTTCTAGTCTTGGAGTTTTCAGTTG GAGCAACATTGGGAAAAGGCCTAAACAGAATGCTGGCAACGTTGTCCGCTGGTGCGCTAGCTGTTGGAGTTGATCGGGTGGCAACTCTCTTCGATAGGACGGGACAACCCATAGTAATTGGAATCTTAGTCTTTATAGTAG CTGGAACGGTAACATTTATGAGATTCTTTCCTGCACTGAAGGCTAGATACGATTATGGACTGATGATATTCATATTGACTTTCTGCTTGGTATCTGTATCGAGTTACCAAGATGATGAGGTTCTAGAGATAGCCTACGAGAGGCTATACACAATCATCATTGGTAGCTTTATTGCTATCATTGTCTGCATCTGTGTATGCCCTGTTTGGATTGGAGAGACTCTGCAGAACCAAATGGCTAACAATTTGGAAAAGCTTGGGAATTTCTTAGAAG GATTTGGTAGGGAATACTTCAGATTGTCAGAGGAAGGGCATTCCACGGATGACAAATCATTTCTTCACGGGTATAAAAGCGTTCTGACTTCTAAAGACAAGGAAGAAACTATG GCAAATTTAGCGAGATGGGAACTTTGGCACTATCGTTTTGGGTTCCGTCATCCTTGGAATCGTTACCTTAAAGTTGGAACCTTGACTCGGCAGTGTGCCTACAAACTTGAAGACCTCAACAGCTACCTCAAGTACTTTGAGATCCAA ACACCCACCAAGTTCCGAAGAGAAATTCAGGAGCCATGCATACAGATTTGTTCAGAATCTGGCAAAGCACTGAAAGAATTAGCATCAGCGATCAAAAAAATGAGGCGGTCAACATCAGTTAATTTCCATATTGCAAACTCAAAACTCGCAGCCGAGAATCTCAAGTCCAAGCTGATCGACAATTCCCTTTGGGAAAATGCCAATCTCCAAGAAATTATACCTACTGCTGCAGTCGGATTAGTTCTAATAGACATTGTGCCATGCACTGTGAAAATCGTGGAGGCCTTTCAGGAATTAGCCTCTCGTGCACGCTTCGAGAGGATGGACGATAGAGTTTCACCAAGCAACGACGTATAA